ACAGTAATCTCAATCATTTTTATATCATCTTCACATGCAGGATATGACATATAATACCAATTAGGAGGTAACAACAAAATAAGGTTACTTAAACCTATTTCAAATATACCCTTAGATCCCTAAGCTTCAAAATTTTGGTCATTAGCTGAAATAAACCGATTAAAAACCTGGTAACTATTTATTCACTTTAAGTTTAAAATTGTTCCTTCAACGTGTAACAATGAAAATGAATAATTACCCGCCGAAAATATGATGTTAAAATGAGTTCTCAAAAATCCTAAAATAACTTCACGCATTAACATCAACAACTAAAACCCACATCAATTTCCCCCATAAAATGCCATCGACAATAATAAGTGTTCCGCAGACATTTACGCACCTCCTACACATACCCCAACCCCCAAAATCATTTTTTCCAAAAAAAAACACAAAATTTAAATAATCTCACTATCTTCAAACTGAATTCCATAGTTATTAGGAAGATATACAGAACAGTTAAAACAACCAATCGACAGTGGACGAAGCGGGGAAACGCCTGAAACAACCGCAAAAAACAAAGAAATGGTTTAGAGCACAAAGCTGAAGAATTCCAGTTAAGAGGGACGAATTCCTTTAATAATTATCAACAAAAAATGTGGATTTACACTGGCTAGTATCTCATGATACCATCCAGCATTGCCTGATATACGCACGTATCTGGCCAAACCAAAACTAAAGCAAGCGCACAAAACAACTATTTATAAACCTAAACACGGAAAAACTATGAAGCTGCCTGCTATTCGCAGAAATTGCAATCGATTGCAGTTTAGAACAGGAACCACAATAAGAATGGTATCATTCTTATTGCTGACCGCCGGGATTCAGTTCCAGGCCAGCGCATCTCCCCTCCCATCCACTCCAGGGAGCATAAATGCCAATGACCACTTCGGCCCGCCCGTAAAAGGTAAGGTTACCTCAGCTAACGGTGAAGCAATGATCGGTGTAACCATTGTAGTAAAAGCTACTAAAAAAGGAACTTCCACAAACGAAAAAGGAGAATTCACTATCAACGCTTCCCCGGACGATATCCTCGTAATCACTTACGTCGGCTACGAAACCAAAGAAGTTAAAGTAGGTAACAATACTACCCTTAACATTGTTCTCAATTCCGGCGCTACACAACTGAACGATGTCGCCATCGTAGGTTATGGTAAACAAAAAAGAGCCGCCCTCACCTCCGCTATCACCTCCGTGAAGCCAGGTGACCTCAATAGAGGCGCTATTACCGACCTCGGACAACTCCTGCAGGGTAAAGTGCCAGGCCTTAATATTACCGCCAGCGGTGACCCCAATAAGCCCGCTGCCGTGATCCTCCGTGGTGCCTCCACCCTCAACTCTTCCCAGACCCCATTCTATGTAATAGATGGTGTGCCTGGCATGGATATCTCCATGATTGCGCCCGATGATATCACCAACATCGAAGTACTGAAAGATGCCGCCGCTACCGCCATCTACGGTAACAGAGCATCCGCAGGCGTCATCATTGTGACCACACGAAAAGGAAAAGCAGGCAACCTCACCGTAAGCTACAATACATACGTAGGCGCAGAGAAAATCTCTAAAAACCTCGACGTGATGAACGCCGATGAACTCCGCTCCTTCCTGACCAAAAACGGCTCTGGCTTCACACCTAACGATGACCTGGGTGCCCATACCGACTGGCAGAAAGAAATCGAAAGATCTACCGCCATTTCACAAAACCATAATATCGCTTTCAGTGGCGGTACCGATCACAGCAACTACATCGCGACCCTTAACTATGCCAAAAAAGAAGGTATTATCCAGAAAACCTCTCTGGAACGTATGATCGCCAGACTCGCAGTTGAACAGTACGCACTGAACGATAATGTGAAATTCGGACTGAATATCACCAACTCTATCAGCAATGCAATGGATGTTCCTTACAGAAACACCATCCTCCTGCAATCCGCTATCTACCTCCCCGTTTCTCCCGTTAAGAAAGCAGATGGTACCTACTTCGAAAACTTCCAGTACAGCAACTACTACAATCCCGTTGCCATGCTGAACAACAGCTCCCTGGAAACGAAGAATAATAACTTCTCTGCCAACTTTACGACTAACGTAAAACTGCCTTTCGGCTTCTCATATGACCTCAGCGTGGCTTACATAAATGTTTCCGCACTCTCCGGTCAATATCTCTCCAAGTACTACACCAATAAATATAATGGTATGTACAACAACCCTGATCCAGGCACCGGCGGTCACCTACAGCAAACCTTCGGTACCAACGGACAGGCCACCAGGTCTTCTTATACCAACACCTATAAGATTCTGGAAAGCTACCTCTCCTGGAACAGGCATTTTGGCGGCCATAACATCAACGCTGTTGCAGGTTATTCCTGGCAGAGCAATGTCATTGGTGATGGCTTCTCTACCACGACCTACAACTTCGCCGTTGACAACACCGGCTTCCGCAACCTGGCGCTGAGTAACCCTTACGCCTATTCTACACACATCAACCTCGGCTCCGATGGCGTATACCAGGAAACAAGACTGATCTCCGACTTCGCACGTGTGAACTACGATTACAAAGAGAAATATTTATTACAGGGATCTATCCGTCACGATGGTAGCTCCGTATTTGGTGATAACAACAGATGGGGCTACTTCCCTTCCGTAGGTATCGGCTGGCGCATCATCCAGGAACCATTCATGAAAAACCAGCACGCATTTGATGACCTGAAATTCAGAGCCAGCTACGGTGTTACCGGTAACTCAAGTGGTTTCAGCGCATTCTCTGCACAATACATTATCGGTAGCAATGGTACCTTCCTGTATAACGGCCAGCAACTCGGTGCCTTCGGTCCTACACAGGCACAAAACGCCGACCTGCAATGGGAAAAAACAGCCACTACCAACATCGGCCTTGACTTCGCCATCCTGAAAAGCAGGTTATCAGGTTCACTGGAAGTGTATAACAAAAACACCACCGGCATGATTTATACCTACGCTGTAAACCCAGCTCTCGTGCCTACAGGCTCTATTGTTGCAAATGGTGGCAGTATGAATAACAAGGGTATTGAATTAAGCCTGTCCGGTTTGATCGTAGATCACCACGACTTTAGCTGGACCTCTAACCTGAACCTCGCTACGAA
This window of the Chitinophaga sancti genome carries:
- a CDS encoding SusC/RagA family TonB-linked outer membrane protein, whose product is MVSFLLLTAGIQFQASASPLPSTPGSINANDHFGPPVKGKVTSANGEAMIGVTIVVKATKKGTSTNEKGEFTINASPDDILVITYVGYETKEVKVGNNTTLNIVLNSGATQLNDVAIVGYGKQKRAALTSAITSVKPGDLNRGAITDLGQLLQGKVPGLNITASGDPNKPAAVILRGASTLNSSQTPFYVIDGVPGMDISMIAPDDITNIEVLKDAAATAIYGNRASAGVIIVTTRKGKAGNLTVSYNTYVGAEKISKNLDVMNADELRSFLTKNGSGFTPNDDLGAHTDWQKEIERSTAISQNHNIAFSGGTDHSNYIATLNYAKKEGIIQKTSLERMIARLAVEQYALNDNVKFGLNITNSISNAMDVPYRNTILLQSAIYLPVSPVKKADGTYFENFQYSNYYNPVAMLNNSSLETKNNNFSANFTTNVKLPFGFSYDLSVAYINVSALSGQYLSKYYTNKYNGMYNNPDPGTGGHLQQTFGTNGQATRSSYTNTYKILESYLSWNRHFGGHNINAVAGYSWQSNVIGDGFSTTTYNFAVDNTGFRNLALSNPYAYSTHINLGSDGVYQETRLISDFARVNYDYKEKYLLQGSIRHDGSSVFGDNNRWGYFPSVGIGWRIIQEPFMKNQHAFDDLKFRASYGVTGNSSGFSAFSAQYIIGSNGTFLYNGQQLGAFGPTQAQNADLQWEKTATTNIGLDFAILKSRLSGSLEVYNKNTTGMIYTYAVNPALVPTGSIVANGGSMNNKGIELSLSGLIVDHHDFSWTSNLNLATNKNRITSLKNPLFSGGDSVAVAYPEGASQSGVSLQLLKTGMPLGQFFTLQYAGKNTDGISQFQKRDGTTTITPVNGTDYHYLGSAQPKLIYGWANTFKYKHWDLNIFVRGVYGNKIFNATRADLFRPATAQYANILADAKDEPTSDANAYKYSSRYIESGSYLRFDNATLAYTFGNVNPSIKKLRLYVSCNNLFVITKYKGVDPEVNQGGIAPGVDYNNFYPKTRTFLIGANLSL